In the genome of Candidatus Nitrosotenuis sp. DW1, one region contains:
- the bioD gene encoding dethiobiotin synthase yields MKSYFITGTDTGIGKTCFTAGLALAMKNSGIDVGVMKPFATGIPQKTGYQSEDVEILVEASGAKDGESLINPYFFPIPASPYMAANKLKTAIDVSSVLDRFEKLQSLHNSMLVEGIGGIMTPILKDYHVADLIKDMNLEAIIVASSRIGTVNHTLLTCDACAKYGIRAKGIVINNSDASGYVVDDLASDLKNLSGLDVLCSIPHVDGCNAEKISKILTESRMLSAL; encoded by the coding sequence TTGAAATCCTACTTTATTACGGGAACTGACACCGGAATTGGAAAGACCTGCTTTACTGCAGGCCTTGCACTTGCAATGAAAAATTCCGGAATTGACGTGGGTGTGATGAAACCTTTTGCCACTGGCATTCCGCAAAAGACTGGCTACCAATCCGAGGATGTGGAAATTCTAGTTGAGGCATCCGGTGCAAAAGACGGCGAAAGTCTGATAAATCCGTATTTTTTCCCAATTCCTGCCTCGCCGTACATGGCGGCGAACAAGCTGAAAACTGCAATCGACGTGAGTTCGGTGCTAGACAGATTTGAAAAACTGCAATCCCTTCACAATTCCATGCTAGTTGAGGGAATTGGCGGAATAATGACGCCTATTCTCAAAGATTACCATGTTGCTGATTTGATAAAGGACATGAATCTTGAGGCCATTATAGTGGCAAGCTCAAGAATTGGAACCGTAAATCACACCCTTTTGACGTGTGATGCCTGCGCAAAGTACGGGATCAGGGCAAAAGGGATAGTCATAAACAATTCCGATGCATCTGGATATGTTGTAGATGATCTTGCATCTGACTTGAAAAACCTCAGCGGGCTTGACGTACTATGCTCAATCCCACATGTCGATGGGTGCAACGCGGAGAAAATTTCTAAAATCCTGACAGAGAGCCGTATGTTATCTGCGCTCTGA
- the bioB gene encoding biotin synthase BioB: MIPDHQFILECQQKVLDGISLSDSDLEGLISIPKSELGTLSDAANKITRRFGGDKVDVEQLANIKKNYCSEDCAFCGQSAFFNTGIDSYQLLPAEEIVEKAKKALDEGAESYCLVAAWREPSESDFQKVCSIIEQINSQVGISVECSLGFLTMSQAKQLKALGVRRYNHNLETSRSKFPQICTTHTYQDRIDTLLIARQAGLELCTGGIIGMGETRSQRLELILDLAKMKPEEVTINLLVAMPGTPLELQTPLPFEEILRMFAVTRFALPKAIIKISGGREVHLKDSGEELLLSGANGIISSGYLTMGGNEMKKDLEMIKKINLEA; encoded by the coding sequence ATGATTCCTGATCATCAATTCATTTTAGAATGTCAGCAAAAGGTCCTAGACGGCATCAGCCTTTCGGATTCTGACCTGGAAGGACTAATCAGCATACCAAAATCAGAACTAGGAACCCTATCAGATGCGGCAAACAAAATAACGCGCAGATTCGGCGGAGACAAGGTGGATGTCGAGCAGCTTGCAAACATCAAGAAAAACTATTGCAGTGAAGATTGCGCATTTTGCGGTCAGTCGGCATTTTTCAACACAGGAATAGACAGCTACCAGCTGCTTCCGGCAGAAGAAATTGTTGAAAAGGCAAAAAAAGCACTAGACGAAGGAGCAGAGTCATACTGTCTAGTTGCAGCATGGCGAGAGCCATCTGAGTCAGACTTTCAGAAAGTGTGCAGCATAATTGAGCAGATCAACAGCCAAGTAGGAATCAGTGTAGAGTGCAGCTTGGGATTTCTTACCATGAGCCAAGCAAAACAGCTAAAGGCATTAGGAGTACGCAGGTATAACCACAATTTAGAAACGTCAAGATCAAAGTTTCCCCAGATTTGCACGACCCATACATATCAGGACAGAATAGACACTCTCCTAATAGCGCGCCAAGCAGGACTTGAGTTGTGCACCGGCGGAATAATAGGAATGGGTGAAACGAGGAGCCAGAGACTGGAACTGATTTTGGATTTAGCAAAAATGAAGCCAGAAGAGGTTACGATAAACTTACTTGTTGCAATGCCTGGGACCCCGCTTGAGTTGCAGACACCGTTGCCGTTTGAAGAAATATTGCGTATGTTTGCAGTTACAAGATTTGCACTACCAAAAGCAATAATCAAGATTTCCGGAGGTCGCGAAGTGCATCTAAAAGACAGCGGCGAGGAACTGCTCCTGAGCGGGGCAAACGGAATAATCAGCTCCGGCTATCTAACCATGGGCGGAAACGAGATGAAAAAAGACTTGGAAATGATCAAAAAAATAAATCTTGAAGCCTAA
- the bioA gene encoding adenosylmethionine--8-amino-7-oxononanoate transaminase, which yields MKPQSSVWHPYTQMSEWDSFTKIVKGQGMWLIDSNGNRLLDGVASMWCNVWGHSKKELIFAIKKQSEKIVHSSLFNLTNDQAESLAKRLVGISPHMHKVFYSDDGSTAMEISFKMALQYWQNKGEKNKSQFATLQNGYHGDTFGAMSVGYVPGFFSKFKNQLYKTIQIPFANSYRLPSNTTPKEYQDQRLEKIEKLFSDNDKIAAFVMESGAQIAGGVNIYQDGFQEKISKLCKKHGVLLILDEIATGFGRLGSLVEYVSQNSKPDIVSYGKMLTGGYITMAATLVTKNIYDSFLGKYSDMRHIYHGHTFTGNPLSCAVANENLSLYDKANLIKKIQKTSKVFEKRVPEILDIKTVGDVRHKGMLMGIELVRDKSKKTPVSFKKSTNKVVFEEAKKNGIYLRTLGNIVMLVPPLAISESELNYLIDRTILTIKNIAG from the coding sequence ATGAAGCCTCAGAGCTCTGTCTGGCACCCATACACGCAGATGTCCGAATGGGACTCGTTTACAAAGATTGTAAAAGGTCAGGGGATGTGGCTGATTGACTCAAACGGAAATAGGCTTCTTGACGGCGTGGCAAGCATGTGGTGCAACGTATGGGGACACTCGAAAAAAGAGCTAATTTTTGCAATAAAAAAACAGTCAGAAAAAATCGTGCATTCGTCGCTTTTCAACCTCACAAATGATCAGGCAGAATCCCTTGCCAAAAGACTAGTCGGCATTTCCCCACACATGCACAAGGTGTTTTATTCAGACGACGGCTCTACTGCGATGGAAATCTCATTCAAAATGGCCCTGCAGTACTGGCAAAACAAAGGCGAGAAAAACAAATCCCAGTTTGCAACCCTCCAAAACGGATACCATGGTGACACATTTGGCGCAATGTCTGTAGGATATGTGCCGGGGTTTTTTTCCAAATTCAAGAACCAACTGTACAAAACAATTCAGATTCCTTTTGCAAACAGCTACAGGCTACCCAGCAACACAACGCCCAAAGAATATCAAGATCAGCGTCTAGAAAAAATTGAAAAACTGTTTTCAGATAACGACAAAATTGCGGCATTTGTAATGGAAAGCGGGGCGCAGATTGCAGGGGGAGTAAACATTTACCAAGACGGATTCCAAGAAAAAATAAGCAAACTGTGCAAAAAGCACGGAGTCTTACTAATACTAGATGAAATTGCAACTGGCTTTGGAAGACTGGGATCACTTGTAGAATACGTGTCTCAAAACAGCAAGCCAGACATTGTTTCCTATGGGAAAATGCTAACTGGGGGATACATCACGATGGCCGCTACACTGGTGACAAAAAACATCTACGACTCGTTTTTGGGCAAGTATTCTGACATGAGGCACATCTACCATGGCCACACGTTTACCGGAAACCCGCTATCGTGCGCCGTCGCAAACGAGAACTTGAGCCTGTATGACAAAGCAAACCTCATTAAAAAAATACAAAAAACTTCAAAGGTCTTTGAAAAAAGAGTTCCGGAAATCCTCGACATAAAAACAGTGGGCGACGTACGACACAAGGGCATGCTCATGGGAATAGAACTGGTACGGGACAAGAGCAAAAAGACGCCCGTTTCCTTTAAAAAATCCACAAACAAAGTAGTTTTTGAAGAAGCAAAGAAAAACGGCATCTACCTTAGAACCCTTGGAAATATAGTAATGCTAGTTCCACCGCTTGCGATTTCGGAATCAGAACTGAACTATCTGATAGACAGAACGATACTTACCATCAAAAACATTGCAGGATAA